A window of Campylobacter ureolyticus contains these coding sequences:
- a CDS encoding TOBE domain-containing protein, with protein sequence MNKIKAKVTKIKECGDLSHLFLDTCIGSLSLVMLSADFDIGDEIEIGFKESVVAVLVGKCDTLSYSNQIKVTINLVEIGEILTKICGIYKSSNVEIISLITTNSAKRLNLKSGDEATFLVKATDMFVV encoded by the coding sequence ATGAATAAAATAAAAGCAAAAGTTACCAAGATAAAAGAGTGTGGGGATTTATCCCACCTCTTTTTAGATACTTGCATAGGAAGTCTTAGTCTTGTAATGTTAAGCGCTGATTTTGATATAGGTGATGAGATTGAGATAGGTTTTAAAGAAAGTGTTGTTGCAGTTTTAGTTGGTAAATGTGATACTTTAAGCTATTCAAATCAAATAAAAGTAACTATAAATTTGGTTGAAATAGGTGAAATTTTAACTAAAATTTGTGGCATTTACAAAAGTAGCAATGTTGAAATAATAAGTTTAATAACTACAAACTCAGCTAAAAGACTAAATTTAAAAAGTGGCGATGAGGCTACATTTTTAGTAAAAGCAACAGATATGTTTGTGGTGTGA
- the modA gene encoding molybdate ABC transporter substrate-binding protein, translating to MKKFLALAFSICVLSAAEIKIAAAANIGYVFEELKTEFLKDRKGDNVVADLGSSGQLSAKIQAGADYAIFMAANMKFANDLNEKGFSASGQAVPYTRGVLVAFSDKKRDLSDVMNLLKDKSIEKISVGNKKTAPYGIAAKEAFENARIYNDIEKKLVYAQSISGVMPHVISGAADIGFIPKSGLVGKDEYKKDENFVEVDRALYTPLDQGMILLKGHESDKLAKEFFEFIQSDRAKAIFAEFGYEYE from the coding sequence ATGAAAAAATTTTTAGCGTTAGCTTTTAGTATTTGTGTTTTAAGTGCAGCTGAGATTAAAATAGCTGCTGCGGCAAATATCGGCTATGTTTTTGAAGAGCTAAAAACAGAGTTTTTAAAAGATAGAAAAGGCGATAATGTTGTAGCAGATCTTGGAAGTAGTGGTCAGCTTAGTGCAAAAATTCAAGCAGGTGCAGACTATGCTATTTTTATGGCGGCAAATATGAAATTTGCAAATGACTTAAACGAAAAAGGTTTTAGTGCAAGTGGCCAAGCGGTTCCTTACACAAGAGGTGTTTTAGTTGCATTTAGCGATAAAAAAAGAGATTTAAGCGATGTTATGAATCTTTTAAAAGATAAAAGTATAGAAAAAATCTCAGTTGGCAATAAAAAAACCGCACCTTATGGAATTGCAGCAAAAGAAGCATTTGAAAATGCTAGAATTTATAATGATATAGAGAAAAAACTTGTCTATGCGCAAAGTATATCAGGTGTTATGCCACATGTTATTTCAGGTGCAGCTGATATTGGCTTCATCCCAAAATCAGGCTTGGTGGGAAAAGATGAGTATAAAAAAGATGAAAATTTTGTAGAAGTTGATAGAGCACTTTATACACCACTTGATCAAGGTATGATTTTATTAAAAGGACATGAAAGCGATAAGTTGGCAAAAGAGTTTTTTGAGTTTATTCAAAGCGATAGAGCAAAAGCTATATTTGCCGAGTTTGGCTACGAATATGAATAA